A single Natrinema pellirubrum DSM 15624 DNA region contains:
- a CDS encoding MBL fold metallo-hydrolase, which translates to MVVLPRGGAREVGRSCYQVETQQGTYLVDCGLKQGKNGQFPDLCGLEPESINAVFLTHAHIDHSGGLPVLESRNLLAPDAKIICTRGTAALTHVLLHDSLKIHQEEAKKPGRDSRFTRNDVEDVLARFEPLNGYRSGRVREHIRTQDEDLQYCFGDAGHLLGSAWVTLEASGRRVCFSGDLGGRSAHLHDIEDPPSADTLFLESTYGNRDTHDSFQDARTELYNTAISCIEEGIPVLIPTFAVGRAQEILQIFRERWRTLPEETQEKLQIIYDGMATDATDRYHAYTSPAYINESVMNYVENAADFEPFVPEIAQRPSHARDRRELLTSDTAPIIVCPSGMLTGGLSPAYLLELVENYDEARILFTGYQAPGTPGYDLQQAEGDIATVSVSCWPISNDFDENFSSGEKMSSEETDGPSTYTLNVPTDWVDTVSGLSGHAARNTLLQFARKVDANHVALVHGDPENQRPMVNYLDGNVSADIVTRAAMHSPIPVYPSSENLITVQGEDDVAHSQAEIRPADEDDSNHVTDELTQDDTDRNGSSTSSVDNDMEKPPEERIATLSGRIQAIDERVS; encoded by the coding sequence ATGGTTGTCTTGCCACGAGGTGGAGCACGCGAAGTTGGTCGTAGTTGCTACCAAGTGGAAACCCAACAGGGAACGTATCTCGTTGACTGCGGTCTCAAGCAGGGCAAAAACGGACAATTCCCCGATCTCTGCGGTCTTGAACCTGAATCGATCAATGCGGTCTTCCTTACACACGCTCATATTGATCACTCTGGCGGGCTTCCCGTCCTCGAAAGTCGAAATTTGCTCGCTCCGGACGCAAAGATCATCTGTACGAGGGGGACTGCCGCACTGACTCACGTCCTCTTACACGATTCGCTGAAAATTCATCAGGAAGAAGCAAAGAAGCCCGGCCGGGACAGCCGCTTTACACGGAATGATGTCGAGGATGTACTTGCCCGCTTTGAGCCTCTAAACGGTTATCGTAGTGGTCGCGTCAGAGAACACATCAGAACGCAAGACGAAGATCTTCAGTATTGCTTTGGTGATGCTGGTCACCTCCTCGGAAGTGCTTGGGTGACATTAGAGGCCAGCGGTCGACGAGTATGCTTTTCGGGTGATCTTGGCGGACGGTCAGCTCATCTTCACGATATTGAAGATCCACCAAGTGCAGACACGCTATTCCTCGAATCGACCTATGGCAACCGAGACACCCACGACTCGTTCCAAGACGCTCGAACGGAACTCTATAACACTGCAATTTCCTGTATTGAGGAAGGAATCCCTGTCTTAATCCCGACGTTTGCGGTCGGACGCGCTCAAGAAATTCTCCAGATTTTCCGAGAGCGTTGGCGGACCCTCCCAGAAGAGACCCAGGAGAAATTACAAATCATCTATGATGGGATGGCAACAGACGCGACGGATCGCTATCACGCCTACACGTCACCAGCTTACATCAACGAGAGCGTGATGAACTACGTGGAAAATGCTGCTGACTTCGAACCATTTGTTCCCGAAATTGCTCAACGCCCTTCACACGCTCGTGATCGCCGTGAGTTACTCACTTCAGATACGGCCCCAATCATTGTCTGCCCTTCAGGGATGCTTACTGGAGGTCTGTCACCTGCTTATCTCCTTGAATTGGTCGAAAACTACGACGAGGCCCGTATCCTCTTTACTGGTTATCAAGCACCTGGTACGCCCGGTTACGATCTCCAGCAAGCAGAAGGTGATATAGCAACTGTCTCGGTTTCATGTTGGCCAATCTCGAATGACTTTGACGAGAACTTCTCGTCAGGCGAGAAGATGAGTTCAGAGGAAACAGATGGTCCGTCGACGTACACACTTAATGTTCCCACTGATTGGGTTGATACTGTCTCTGGACTCAGTGGGCATGCGGCTCGTAACACACTCCTTCAATTCGCCCGAAAGGTTGATGCCAATCACGTTGCGCTTGTACATGGTGATCCAGAAAATCAGCGCCCGATGGTCAATTATCTTGACGGCAATGTCTCAGCAGATATCGTAACTCGTGCAGCTATGCATTCCCCCATTCCGGTGTACCCATCCAGTGAAAATCTCATCACAGTCCAAGGCGAAGATGACGTCGCCCATTCGCAAGCTGAGATTCGGCCTGCAGACGAAGACGATTCAAACCACGTAACGGATGAACTCACACAAGATGATACAGACAGGAACGGTTCTTCGACTAGCAGTGTTGATAACGACATGGAGAAACCGCCCGAAGAGCGAATCGCTACGCTCTCTGGGCGGATTCAAGCAATAGATGAGAGGGTGTCATAG
- a CDS encoding MarR family transcriptional regulator: MSSAKERLEDLPPSAKLVYKTLEFEGECTQKELVKETRLSSRTVRYAISRLEEKELVEQRVSFRDARQKLYSLAE; this comes from the coding sequence GTGAGCAGCGCAAAAGAACGGCTCGAGGACTTGCCACCGAGTGCGAAGTTGGTCTACAAGACGCTGGAATTCGAGGGAGAGTGTACACAGAAAGAACTGGTCAAAGAAACTCGACTCTCATCTCGGACTGTTCGATATGCGATCTCTCGGCTTGAGGAAAAGGAGTTAGTTGAGCAACGAGTGTCCTTTCGAGACGCCCGTCAGAAGCTCTATTCGCTTGCGGAGTAG
- a CDS encoding ArdC-like ssDNA-binding domain-containing protein: MATSSSSRETFDDSDTRHDEMHSTIEAWIQDLINQVDDAVSSEQFTEWLDVQSCFHDYSHRNTLLIKLQCPQATRVAGYRTWQNEFDRHVKEGETAIWIWAPIIAKQCPDCGNSPSYHERSDCEYDETPPDSWEKGLVGFRPAPVFDISQTDGEPLPDLETEARGQADELLPALLVAADPLEVDVEVVPPQDWSHGNAKGVCQYRPAKRPRVAVRDRENNADLAVTLVHEYAHALLHSGVDDEAERSKRELEAEAVGYIVGRHFELDTSGSAFYLATWHGDEPETILDRLERISSTAQEIIDIVSEVIDNE; encoded by the coding sequence ATGGCTACGAGCAGCAGCTCCCGGGAAACGTTCGATGATTCGGACACCCGGCACGACGAGATGCACAGTACGATCGAGGCATGGATCCAGGACCTCATCAACCAAGTCGACGACGCCGTCTCGAGCGAACAGTTCACAGAGTGGTTGGACGTCCAGAGTTGCTTCCACGACTACTCGCACCGAAACACGCTGTTGATTAAGCTCCAGTGTCCGCAGGCAACGCGCGTTGCCGGCTATCGAACGTGGCAAAACGAGTTTGACCGGCACGTGAAAGAAGGGGAGACAGCGATCTGGATCTGGGCGCCGATCATCGCAAAGCAGTGTCCTGACTGCGGAAACTCGCCGTCGTATCACGAGCGCAGTGACTGTGAATACGATGAAACCCCTCCGGACAGCTGGGAAAAAGGACTCGTTGGCTTTCGGCCAGCACCCGTCTTCGATATCTCACAGACTGACGGCGAGCCACTGCCCGACCTCGAGACCGAAGCCAGGGGACAAGCTGACGAGTTACTCCCCGCACTCCTCGTGGCAGCAGACCCACTCGAGGTAGATGTAGAGGTCGTGCCACCCCAGGACTGGTCGCATGGGAACGCCAAGGGCGTCTGCCAGTATCGGCCAGCGAAACGGCCACGCGTCGCCGTCCGAGATCGCGAGAACAATGCTGATCTCGCCGTCACGCTCGTTCATGAGTACGCCCATGCGCTGTTACACAGCGGCGTCGACGACGAGGCTGAGCGATCGAAACGTGAACTCGAGGCCGAAGCGGTCGGTTACATCGTTGGGCGGCACTTCGAGTTGGATACCAGTGGGTCAGCATTCTACCTTGCCACGTGGCACGGTGACGAACCGGAGACGATCCTTGACCGTCTCGAGCGGATCAGTTCGACCGCCCAAGAGATCATCGACATCGTCAGCGAGGTGATCGACAACGAGTGA
- a CDS encoding Shedu anti-phage system protein SduA domain-containing protein — translation MERGEETVFGGFEQDFEIQVTGSESVALREFIKNFEEIAELDSRDYILTSDDSDLVEILSQIIERVEEVDGDRPREVLDEMIECIAALGDSLDGMNLSQEVLDTDALRAESMIQQAKISNAVSRLESKIEKYDSEDDFQDLFEKHPWFFGNQYIERVDRELLHGAQVDFALKSVNGYLDIIELKTSDASVVKFDGSHDGGVQMRMKGEVERFVSGLCSKPPASTEVATASS, via the coding sequence TTGGAAAGAGGCGAGGAAACAGTATTTGGCGGGTTTGAACAGGATTTTGAAATTCAGGTAACTGGTAGTGAGTCTGTTGCGCTACGCGAATTTATTAAGAACTTTGAGGAAATTGCTGAGCTTGATAGCCGAGACTATATTCTAACGAGTGACGATTCAGACCTTGTTGAAATTCTATCTCAAATCATTGAGCGAGTCGAAGAAGTCGATGGTGACCGTCCACGAGAAGTACTAGACGAAATGATCGAATGTATCGCTGCTCTAGGTGACAGTCTTGACGGTATGAACCTCTCCCAAGAGGTCCTTGACACAGATGCTCTTCGTGCAGAAAGCATGATACAGCAAGCAAAAATCAGCAATGCTGTCTCTCGATTAGAATCCAAAATTGAAAAATACGATTCAGAAGATGACTTCCAAGATCTCTTTGAAAAGCATCCATGGTTCTTTGGTAATCAGTATATTGAGCGTGTTGACCGAGAACTACTGCATGGAGCACAAGTAGATTTTGCGCTTAAATCAGTAAACGGTTATTTGGATATTATCGAACTCAAAACGTCAGATGCGAGTGTGGTTAAGTTTGATGGTTCTCACGATGGCGGTGTTCAGATGAGGATGAAAGGTGAGGTGGAACGATTTGTGAGTGGTCTATGCTCGAAACCGCCCGCCTCAACAGAGGTAGCGACTGCTTCGAGTTAG
- a CDS encoding IS5-like element ISNpe17 family transposase has protein sequence MSPATLQENPTVETFFNVVETETLALFEHLSFEFLEEFDVFAPAQTGRTRVHKPPEMMRGFLHCYYKDIYGIRPVARELNNTVVWLSCGFDRPPSRDAVDRFLTDLEHVIDKIFDHLVEQAALRGLLDLTYSIDSTDVRTMPADPDASKCYDPTAEEYYYGYGCTIVSTGSKIPIAAEFTESKQAPEETAMRVTRDALAVAKPIWMLGDSAYDTLDWHDHLLAAGVVPVAPYNPRNTDDPKDIEYRVEDRIEQHSEDVQLKQSTLNETYNRRTGVERTNESVKGCGLGRTHARGRVHARAQVFLALCLRLVIAITNYERGDNPGSTIITV, from the coding sequence ATGAGCCCAGCGACCCTGCAAGAGAATCCTACGGTAGAGACGTTCTTCAATGTCGTGGAAACTGAGACACTAGCGCTGTTTGAGCATCTCTCCTTCGAGTTTCTCGAAGAGTTCGACGTGTTCGCCCCGGCGCAGACGGGGCGAACACGAGTTCACAAACCACCCGAAATGATGCGTGGGTTTCTGCACTGCTACTACAAGGATATCTACGGCATTCGTCCGGTTGCACGAGAACTGAACAACACAGTCGTCTGGCTCAGCTGTGGCTTCGATCGACCGCCGTCCAGAGACGCGGTCGATCGCTTTCTCACCGATCTCGAACACGTCATCGACAAGATTTTCGACCACCTCGTCGAGCAGGCCGCCTTGCGCGGCCTGCTCGACTTGACCTACTCGATTGATTCGACAGACGTGAGAACGATGCCTGCCGATCCTGACGCATCGAAATGCTACGATCCAACGGCTGAAGAGTACTACTACGGCTACGGCTGCACGATCGTTTCGACCGGCTCGAAGATCCCGATTGCAGCGGAGTTCACCGAGAGCAAACAAGCACCAGAGGAGACGGCGATGCGCGTCACCCGTGACGCGCTCGCCGTCGCTAAACCGATATGGATGCTTGGTGACAGCGCCTACGATACACTTGACTGGCACGACCACCTGCTGGCCGCAGGGGTCGTGCCAGTCGCCCCCTACAACCCACGGAACACTGATGACCCGAAGGACATCGAGTACAGGGTCGAAGACCGCATCGAACAACACAGCGAGGACGTTCAGCTGAAGCAATCGACGCTAAACGAGACGTACAACCGCCGAACAGGCGTCGAACGAACCAACGAATCAGTCAAGGGCTGCGGCCTCGGGCGAACGCACGCCCGAGGCCGCGTCCACGCACGAGCACAGGTGTTCCTCGCGCTGTGCCTTCGCCTCGTTATTGCAATCACCAACTATGAACGCGGAGACAATCCGGGAAGCACGATCATCACGGTGTGA
- a CDS encoding HalOD1 output domain-containing protein has translation MLEIITALEEQGLDRDEYQLQRMIDAEALERLVDSTGPQTDTNLEIRLSVGELHVVVTPSDVAILKTS, from the coding sequence CTGCTCGAGATCATCACTGCACTCGAGGAACAGGGCCTCGATCGAGACGAGTACCAACTCCAGCGGATGATCGACGCCGAAGCCCTCGAGCGGCTTGTGGACTCGACGGGCCCACAGACCGATACTAATCTCGAGATTCGACTCTCGGTTGGCGAACTCCATGTAGTGGTGACACCATCCGATGTGGCCATACTCAAAACTTCGTAG
- a CDS encoding sensor histidine kinase: protein MTDHPTLSEFATNEATDSRPASQPSADETVTMTADERVATYLIEDQMADLTDAIREAVQNGIDSPGSSRVLVSISPERSIILDDGAGVDLESTEGRRNLSVLGAGSKQRSDDETIGEWGIGKGAIIAKGAVRIWSHDTALCFDYRDRRDSGPWADVSGRDGQLVDAEHHLEGMLVEIDHYEDEVPDPDSYRWRRYVRDLRKRFAYVQSRTGVSVVINGEPVDKGDPFEAVADSPHPSITRKTEDAILALEYTPHEGLDIYSNGLYVTTKREYGLGGVVVSKGNLMLNFARNDIQSGCDRWQRIDDALEQARDDLYADVSDDRLTAESREVMIEAMASDSSDASDEQWAERKLFQLATESRISLEEIQAAPKIGWVDGAQKRADKLVERGYVVLDTSDAATQRLRDLANDEDTSIAVPETFDVGEQAESEGVWTGYHRVEDESQLNADQQRYLRFARVLVRELGIERDVYYGEASADAWTDGRTYIVITDSAVTSRQRAVWMHDLYLVMLHEAAHGTSSRDRPSHGRHFESTYRSLVEEPNNRRSFAKLVQQVVDEGFESVFEEYEIDLQQSEDVSSGQVR, encoded by the coding sequence ATGACAGATCATCCGACGTTATCGGAGTTCGCGACGAACGAAGCGACTGACTCGAGGCCGGCCAGTCAGCCATCGGCTGACGAGACCGTGACGATGACGGCTGACGAGCGGGTCGCAACGTACCTTATCGAAGACCAGATGGCGGATCTCACAGACGCGATCCGTGAAGCGGTCCAAAACGGCATCGACAGTCCTGGGTCATCCCGTGTGTTGGTCAGCATCTCACCCGAGCGATCGATCATCCTCGACGACGGTGCTGGCGTTGACCTCGAGTCGACCGAGGGACGACGCAACCTTTCGGTGCTTGGTGCGGGAAGCAAGCAACGGTCGGACGACGAGACAATCGGCGAGTGGGGCATCGGCAAGGGCGCGATCATCGCGAAGGGTGCCGTTCGTATCTGGAGTCACGACACCGCATTGTGTTTCGACTACCGAGATCGACGCGACTCTGGGCCGTGGGCAGACGTCAGCGGTCGCGATGGCCAACTCGTGGACGCTGAACATCATCTCGAGGGGATGCTCGTCGAGATCGATCACTACGAAGACGAAGTGCCGGACCCGGACAGCTACCGCTGGCGGCGCTACGTTCGCGATCTTCGCAAGCGCTTCGCGTACGTGCAGTCACGAACCGGCGTCTCGGTCGTGATCAATGGCGAGCCGGTTGACAAGGGCGATCCATTCGAAGCGGTGGCTGACTCCCCACATCCGTCGATCACACGGAAAACGGAAGATGCGATCCTCGCACTCGAATACACACCCCACGAGGGACTCGATATCTACAGTAACGGGTTGTACGTGACGACGAAACGCGAGTACGGACTCGGCGGAGTCGTCGTCTCGAAGGGGAACTTGATGCTGAACTTTGCGCGCAACGACATCCAGTCAGGCTGTGACCGTTGGCAGCGGATCGACGATGCACTTGAGCAGGCACGTGACGATCTGTATGCGGATGTCTCGGACGACCGGCTGACTGCCGAGAGTCGGGAGGTGATGATCGAAGCGATGGCATCCGACAGCAGTGATGCATCGGACGAGCAGTGGGCCGAGCGCAAGCTGTTCCAGTTGGCAACCGAGTCCCGTATCAGCCTCGAGGAGATCCAGGCGGCCCCAAAGATTGGATGGGTCGATGGAGCCCAGAAAAGGGCGGACAAGCTCGTCGAGCGTGGCTACGTCGTCCTCGACACGAGCGATGCAGCAACCCAACGGCTTCGCGATCTCGCCAATGACGAAGATACATCGATAGCGGTACCGGAGACGTTCGATGTCGGCGAACAAGCAGAGTCGGAGGGCGTCTGGACTGGCTATCATCGCGTCGAGGATGAATCGCAGTTGAACGCTGATCAGCAGCGCTATCTCCGCTTCGCTCGAGTGCTCGTACGAGAACTTGGGATCGAGCGAGATGTGTACTACGGCGAGGCGAGTGCCGATGCCTGGACCGACGGCAGGACATACATCGTGATTACCGACTCGGCGGTGACGAGCCGCCAGCGTGCGGTCTGGATGCACGACCTGTATCTCGTGATGTTGCACGAAGCCGCTCACGGAACCTCAAGTCGGGATCGGCCCTCGCATGGGCGTCACTTCGAGAGCACGTATCGGTCGCTCGTTGAGGAGCCAAATAATCGACGTTCGTTCGCGAAGCTTGTCCAGCAGGTTGTCGACGAGGGATTCGAGTCCGTGTTCGAAGAGTATGAGATAGATCTCCAGCAAAGCGAAGACGTCTCCTCTGGCCAAGTTCGATAA
- a CDS encoding IS5-like element ISNpe2 family transposase: MSSTTATLQDVASVDEFLNAAATETVPLFEYLEFEFLLEYDVFAPARRGRTRVHQPPDLFRAFLHCYYKNIYGTRPVTRELQHGLVWYYCGLDKPPSRDTIDRFLTDLEHIINDVFDRLVEQAAVRGLLDSTYSIDSTHIEAIQYNDAASWNYDPTAEEYYYGFGCTIVSTGAKIPIAAEFTQAKQADQETAMRVTGDALAVDTPIWMLGDSAYDILDWHDYLLTAGVVPIAPYNPRNTDDPKDIEYRVEDRIEEHSEDVQLKRSILDETFNNRTGIERTNDAVKDCGLGHVRARGRVHARTEVFVALCLRIVIAITNYERGHDPGREMLKL, encoded by the coding sequence GTGTCCAGCACAACCGCGACCCTGCAAGACGTTGCTTCGGTCGATGAGTTTTTGAATGCAGCGGCTACGGAAACAGTTCCGCTGTTTGAGTATCTTGAGTTCGAGTTTCTACTGGAGTACGACGTGTTCGCCCCCGCTCGCCGGGGGCGAACACGAGTTCACCAGCCACCTGATCTCTTTCGCGCCTTTCTCCATTGCTACTACAAGAACATCTACGGAACACGCCCAGTCACGCGAGAACTCCAGCACGGCCTTGTCTGGTACTACTGCGGACTCGACAAACCGCCATCGAGAGACACCATTGACCGGTTTCTCACTGATCTCGAACACATTATCAACGATGTCTTCGACAGGCTCGTCGAGCAGGCCGCCGTCCGCGGCCTGCTCGACTCGACGTACTCTATCGATTCGACGCACATCGAGGCGATCCAGTACAACGACGCTGCCTCATGGAACTACGATCCAACAGCCGAAGAGTACTACTACGGCTTCGGCTGTACGATCGTTTCAACCGGTGCAAAGATCCCGATAGCAGCGGAGTTCACACAGGCCAAACAAGCAGACCAAGAGACGGCGATGCGCGTCACGGGTGACGCGCTCGCCGTCGATACACCGATCTGGATGCTTGGAGACAGCGCCTACGACATCCTCGATTGGCACGACTACCTGCTGACCGCAGGAGTCGTGCCAATCGCTCCGTACAACCCGCGAAACACTGACGACCCGAAAGACATCGAGTACAGGGTCGAAGACCGCATTGAGGAACACAGCGAGGACGTTCAGCTGAAACGATCCATCTTGGACGAGACGTTCAACAACCGGACAGGAATCGAACGAACCAACGACGCAGTCAAGGACTGCGGCCTCGGGCACGTCCGCGCCCGAGGCCGCGTCCACGCACGAACAGAAGTGTTCGTTGCGCTATGTCTTCGGATCGTCATTGCAATCACCAACTACGAGCGAGGACACGATCCAGGACGTGAGATGCTCAAGCTATGA
- a CDS encoding winged helix-turn-helix domain-containing protein — MSGRERIRYVVELLEEPTPVQEIADRANVSRATADDELQRLQSDDWVTETTVNGTKAYDLNPVRMLFDEVTNLIEKHSRDELESQLTDLKQEQEELADEYAVQSLNEFREQFAADELSADELRERRNVIATWESINTELGLVKHALQLYGDVVELSSPKTDSHSALV; from the coding sequence ATGAGTGGCCGTGAGCGTATCCGGTACGTCGTAGAATTATTGGAGGAGCCTACGCCAGTGCAGGAAATCGCAGACCGGGCGAACGTTTCACGTGCAACAGCCGACGATGAACTCCAGCGACTGCAGAGCGATGACTGGGTTACAGAGACGACTGTCAATGGAACAAAAGCGTATGATCTGAATCCTGTTCGGATGCTCTTCGATGAGGTCACCAATCTGATCGAGAAGCATTCACGCGACGAACTGGAGAGTCAACTCACAGATTTGAAACAAGAGCAGGAAGAGTTGGCAGACGAGTATGCCGTCCAGTCACTCAACGAGTTTCGGGAGCAATTCGCTGCAGACGAACTCTCGGCCGACGAGCTTCGTGAACGCCGCAACGTGATCGCGACGTGGGAGTCGATCAACACGGAACTCGGGCTCGTGAAGCATGCATTGCAGTTATATGGTGATGTGGTTGAACTCTCCTCACCCAAAACAGACTCACACTCGGCACTCGTCTAA
- a CDS encoding DUF4267 domain-containing protein: MTNEETILKEINANYTQSEDRAIGGILTITPEAVKSSPNKVDELTGENELYIPVKYIESIGIEEKFSNGVKSSLTNGGLRDRLRIKRKDGQPEFFVISNLTEVVDDLQLVINGDTLNLDENNKNPELGSLLLKGIAYLFGGIALLLGVLYLASSNIAVGILLLFAAIIGMPYTRRIVGDALGVRINKWTATVLFILFWITASQLLA; the protein is encoded by the coding sequence ATGACTAACGAAGAGACAATATTGAAGGAAATTAATGCGAACTATACGCAGTCCGAAGACCGGGCTATTGGTGGTATACTCACAATCACACCTGAAGCAGTCAAATCCTCGCCAAATAAAGTGGATGAACTAACTGGTGAGAATGAACTCTACATTCCTGTAAAATATATTGAAAGTATAGGCATAGAAGAGAAATTCAGCAATGGTGTGAAATCTAGTTTAACAAATGGTGGGTTACGAGACCGTCTACGTATCAAGCGTAAAGATGGTCAGCCGGAATTCTTTGTGATAAGTAATTTGACCGAGGTTGTTGATGACCTACAATTAGTAATAAATGGTGATACTTTGAATCTAGATGAAAATAACAAAAATCCTGAATTAGGCAGTCTGCTACTGAAAGGGATAGCATATTTGTTCGGTGGAATTGCGCTATTGCTCGGTGTCCTATATTTGGCGTCAAGTAACATTGCTGTCGGCATATTGCTATTGTTTGCAGCTATCATCGGAATGCCATATACAAGAAGGATTGTAGGAGATGCCCTTGGTGTTCGAATCAACAAATGGACGGCGACAGTCTTGTTTATATTATTCTGGATTACCGCTTCGCAATTATTAGCATGA
- a CDS encoding winged helix-turn-helix transcriptional regulator: MSDTRRRIERHVHADAGIHFNELVRTSAFATGQIQYHLRKLIDDDKLVCEGHYGRTHYYPRTYDAQERAVLALFRRETSREIVFYLIEDEPADPETVADALDIARSTLEYHLERLVEREVVSKRYGERNCVELCLENHEQTGRLLATVQPTAPDRLVDRFTRLIDDLLERNPEP; encoded by the coding sequence ATGTCAGACACACGTCGACGAATCGAGCGTCACGTCCATGCGGACGCTGGCATCCACTTCAACGAACTCGTCAGAACGTCAGCGTTCGCCACGGGGCAGATCCAGTATCACCTCCGCAAACTGATCGACGACGACAAACTCGTCTGCGAAGGGCATTATGGCCGGACTCACTACTACCCCAGGACGTACGATGCACAGGAGCGGGCCGTACTGGCGTTGTTTCGGCGAGAGACCAGCCGCGAGATCGTGTTCTATCTGATCGAAGACGAGCCCGCCGACCCGGAGACGGTTGCTGATGCCCTCGATATCGCCAGAAGTACCCTCGAGTACCACCTCGAGCGACTGGTCGAACGGGAGGTCGTTTCGAAGCGGTACGGAGAGCGCAATTGCGTCGAGCTTTGTCTCGAAAACCATGAACAGACAGGACGGTTGCTAGCGACGGTCCAGCCCACGGCCCCAGATCGTCTGGTAGACCGGTTTACCCGACTCATCGATGACCTGCTAGAGCGGAATCCCGAACCGTGA
- a CDS encoding winged helix-turn-helix domain-containing protein gives MTRSPSAKLVYKVLESEEELTQKELVEETLLASRTVRYALKRLKKIGIVEEDIYFADARQSLYKITESKHTACE, from the coding sequence ATGACACGCTCGCCCAGTGCTAAACTCGTCTACAAAGTCTTGGAAAGCGAAGAAGAGTTGACGCAGAAGGAACTCGTCGAGGAAACCCTTCTCGCATCCCGTACAGTCCGATATGCGCTGAAACGACTCAAAAAGATAGGAATCGTTGAAGAAGACATATACTTCGCCGATGCTCGGCAAAGCCTGTACAAAATAACGGAATCAAAACACACTGCATGTGAGTAG
- a CDS encoding IS6 family transposase, whose amino-acid sequence MLETARLNRGSDCFELDFLEREATPEPAMKLGIRLHLAGLSLSDTISILERLGVERCRSTVHNWVQKADLQPLDGANPDHVAVDETVIQLNDERFWLYAAVDPATNRLLHVKLSPTRNQAITEMFLAELRDKHLVDDALFLVDSAPWLQAALHRHGLDYRYEKHGNRNSVERVFRELKRRTNQFSNCFSHAEADTVENWLQAFAFAWNQLI is encoded by the coding sequence ATGCTCGAAACCGCCCGCCTCAACAGAGGTAGCGACTGCTTCGAGTTAGATTTTCTGGAGCGAGAGGCGACACCCGAGCCCGCGATGAAGCTCGGTATCCGGCTCCATCTGGCTGGACTATCACTTTCGGATACCATCTCTATTCTCGAGAGGTTGGGTGTCGAACGCTGTCGATCGACCGTTCACAACTGGGTGCAGAAGGCAGATTTACAGCCGCTTGATGGCGCAAATCCGGATCACGTCGCGGTTGACGAGACCGTGATCCAACTGAATGACGAACGATTCTGGCTGTACGCCGCCGTTGATCCCGCAACAAACCGCTTGCTACACGTCAAGCTCTCACCGACGAGAAATCAAGCAATTACCGAGATGTTCCTCGCGGAACTCCGCGACAAACATCTCGTCGATGACGCGCTCTTTCTCGTCGATTCTGCACCGTGGCTGCAAGCGGCACTCCACCGACATGGCCTCGATTACAGATACGAAAAACACGGTAATCGGAACAGTGTTGAACGTGTATTTCGAGAACTAAAACGCAGAACTAACCAGTTCTCAAACTGTTTTAGCCATGCCGAAGCAGACACCGTCGAAAATTGGCTCCAAGCGTTCGCCTTCGCATGGAATCAGCTTATCTGA